A single genomic interval of Oncorhynchus mykiss isolate Arlee chromosome 13, USDA_OmykA_1.1, whole genome shotgun sequence harbors:
- the LOC110486203 gene encoding mucin-2 isoform X19, whose amino-acid sequence MILFSHQLFILLWIVVTVVSFSVGVESNNTAPGTHDSPGITDTSMTPGDRSTTLLSTNTPVSTEPSSTTTDPTDPSTVLPSTDGTSLTTAAISITEEVSTTTDLTSTSDTTESKRAVGTTATETRTTSSVSTARLTSSHKTTAYTVTSSESTEKDSPSTDSDMTTTPTTTPALSRGDSLSTMEYTGRTSADVPTESNTTPDIIPTSSTTDTGTHETTAINTATTDTGTHETTVINTATTDTGTHETTVINTATTDTGTHETTVINTATTDTGTHETTVINTATTDTGTHETTVINTATTDTGTHETTVINTATTDTGTHETTAINTATTDTGTHETTVINTATTDTGTHETTVINTATTDTGTTDTGTHETTAINTATTDTGTHETTAINTATTDTGTTETGTHEITVINTGTTDTGTHETTAINTATTDTATTETGTHETTAINTATTDTGTHETTVINTATTDTGTHETTAINTTTTDTGTTETGTHETTAINTATGTHETTVINTATTDTGTHETTVINTATTDTGTHETTAINTATTDTGTHETTVINTATTDTGTHETIAINTATTDTGTTETGTHEITVINTGTTDTGTHETTAIDTATTDTGTTETGTHEITVINTATTDTGTHETTAINTTTTDTGTHETTAINTTTTDTGTHETTAINTATTDTGTHETTAINTATTDTGTHETTAINTTTTDTGTTDTGTHETTAINTATGTHETTAINTATTDTGTHETTVINTATTDTGTHETTVINTATTDTGTHETTVINTATTDTGTHETTVINTATTETGTHETTAINTATTDTGTHETTAINTATTDTGTHETTVINTATTDTGTKDSETTGSRITKSTIPPTGQTSLPVTEGSTMSSTPLSATTRGPETALPVSDGSTSSSPTATITGSPHTDKTTGTEGTTDSTTTAGTPALPPTSGSSSSPPSPGSTQTPGSSTAAPVDTSTTTPAPSPTISPTGETPGQPTSKTSESPLPPFHTSTSPTGGSTTQPESAITAATSLPPPISIVCPSSPCPYDSICLNGTCQCMSGTFLLEGRCVQAQVFSGDLHLNQTFQAEMSNRSSGIFKQTAARISEALRRALENESGYSQTDVVLLRRGSVIASVNNVFKLGSSATRTSTNAAIEKAIQACGTTCGTILQRATFNATDLCDQAPQPCDVRSTMCEYKEDGVTRCSCKAGYINSFYSNQSCTACPSGQRSEGDTCVPCTFGYAGFNCTDSALLAVVVIACVLGGVLLIMLLGLLAYCCWYRSQSVKKPSAEFSSPYPVEDFRGPWSTSQGITPIPRASTNWDSTPMEMTEGGSTHTPVDMKPHTNGAGFHILPKRGKKTGSYDLTSDSMNTFKGKNPSRYSYLVQGHENPYFKPADERRPI is encoded by the exons ATGATATTATTTTCTCATCAGCTTTTCATCCTCCTATGGATTGTTGTAACAG TGGTATCTTTTTCTGTAGGGGTAGAGTCCAACAACACGGCTCCTGGCACACATGACAGTCCTGGGATCACAGATACATCCATGACCCCAGGAGATAGATCCACCACCCTCTTATCCACAAATACCCCAGTCTCCACTGAACCCAGCTCCACCACCACAGACCCCACAGACCCCTCAACTGTCCTCCCTAGCACTGATGGCACCTCACTCACAACAGCAGCCATCTCTATAACTGAAGAGGTCTCTACTACAACAGACCTGACCTCAACTTCTGATACGACAGAGTCTAAGAGAGCAGTCGGCACCACTGCGACAGAAACAAGAACTACCTCGTCAGTCAGCACAGCAAGGTTGACTTCCTCCCACAAGACCACAGCGTACACTGTCACTTCCTCTGAGTCGACCGAAAAAGACAGTCCGTCCACAGACAGTGACATGACAACAACACCCACCACCACACCTGCCCTTAGCAGAGGTGACTCTCTGTCTACCATGGAATATACAGGCCGTACCTCAGCTGATGTCCCCACAGAGTCAAACACAACTCCAGACATTATCCCAACCAGCAGTACCACTGATACAGGTACACATGAAACAACAGCTATCAACACAGCTACCACAGATACAGGTACACATGAAACAACAGTTATCAACACAGCTACCACAGATACAGGTACACATGAAACAACAGTTATCAACACAGCTACCACAGATACAGGTACACATGAAACAACAGTTATCAACACAGCTACCACTGATACAGGTACACATGAAACAACAGTTATCAACACAGCTACCACAGATACAGGTACACATGAAACAACAGTTATCAACACAGCTACCACAGATACAGGTACACATGAAACAACAGTTATCAACACAGCTACCACTGATACAGGTACACATGAAACAACAGCTATCAACACAGCTACCACAGATACAGGTACACATGAAACAACAGTTATCAACACAGCTACCACAGATACAGGTACACATGAAACAACAGTTATCAACACAGCTACCACAGATACAGGTACCACAGATACAGGTACACATGAAACAACAGCTATCAACACAGCTACCACAGATACAGGTACACATGAAACAACAGCTATCAACACAGCTACCACAGATACAG GTACCACAGAGACAGGCACACATGAAATAACAGTTATCAACACAGGTACCACAGATACAGGTACACATGAAACAACAGCTATCAACACAGCTACCACAGATACAGCTACCACAGAGACGGGTACACATGAAACAACAGCTATCAACACAGCTACCACAGATACAGGTACACATGAAACAACAGTTATCAACACAGCTACCACAGATACAGGTACACATGAAACAACAGCTATCAACACAACTACCACAGATACAGGTACCACAGAGACAGGTACACATGAAACAACAGCTATCAACACAGCTACAGGTACACATGAAACAACAGTTATCAACACAGCTACCACAGATACAGGTACACATGAAACAACAGTTATCAACACAGCTACCACAGATACAGGTACACATGAAACAACAGCTATCAACACAGCTACCACAGATACAGGTACACATGAAACAACAGTTATCAACACAGCTACGACAGATACAGGTACACATGAAACAATAGCTATCAACACAGCTACCACAGATACAGGTACCACAGAGACAGGCACACATGAAATAACAGTTATCAACACAGGTACCACAGATACAGGTACACATGAAACAACAGCTATCGACACAGCTACCACAGATACAGGTACCACAGAGACAGGCACACATGAAATAACAGTTATCAACACAGCTACCACAGATACAGGTACACATGAAACAACAGCTATCAACACAACTACCACAGATACAGGTACACATGAAACAACAGCTATCAACACAACTACCACAGATACAGGTACACATGAAACAACAGCTATCAACACAGCTACCACAGATACAGGTACACATGAAACAACAGCTATCAACACAGCTACCACAGATACAGGTACACATGAAACAACAGCTATCAACACAACTACCACAGATACAGGTACCACAGATACAGGTACACATGAAACAACAGCTATCAACACAGCTACAGGTACACATGAAACAACAGCTATCAACACAGCTACCACAGATACAGGTACACATGAAACAACAGTTATCAACACAGCTACCACAGATACAGGTACACATGAAACAACAGTTATCAACACAGCTACCACAGATACAGGTACACATGAAACAACAGTTATCAACACAGCTACCACAGATACAGGTACACATGAAACAACAGTTATCAACACAGCTACCACAGAAACAGGTACACATGAAACAACAGCTATCAACACAGCTACCACAGATACAGGTACACATGAAACAACAGCTATCAACACAGCTACCACAGATACAGGTACACATGAAACAACAGTTATCAACACAGCTACCACAGATACAGGTACCAAAGACAGTGAGACCACAGGTTCAAGGATCACAAAGTCCACCATCCCACCAACTGGTCAGACCTCTCTCCCAGTAACTGAGGGTAGTACCATGTCTTCAACACCCCTCTCCGCCACTACAAGGGGTCCTGAGACCGCTCTCCCAGTGAGCGATGGCTCCACGTCCTCATCCCCCACCGCTACCATTACAGGGAGCCCTCATACAGACAAAACCACTGGAACAGAGGGGACTACCGATTCTACAACCACAGCTGGCACTCCAGCTTTGCCCCCCACCTCCGGCTCTTCCTCCAGCCCACCCTCTCCAGGCTCAACCCAAACCCCAGGCAGCAGCACTGCTGCCCCCGTagacacctccaccaccacccctgcccccTCACCCACCATCTCACCTACAGGAG aaACCCCTGGGCAACCGACTAGCAAAACTAGTGAGAGTCCACTTCCTCCTTTCCACACCTCGACCTCCCCTACCGGTGGAAGCACCACCCAGCCAGAGTCAGCCATCACTGCTGCCACCTCCCTGCCTCCACCCATCTCCATAGTgtgtccctcctctccctgtccgtaTGATAGCATCTGCCTCAACGGCACCTGCCAGTGTATGTCTGGGACCTTCCTCTTAGAGGGCCGCTGTGTACAAG CCCAAGTCTTCTCTGGAGACCTGCATCTCAACCAGACATTTCAGGCTGAAATGAGCAACCGGTCATCAGGGATATTTAAGCAAACAGCAGCCAGGATCTCAGAAGCA CTGAGAAGAGCCTTGGAAAACGAGTCTGGATACAGCCAAACTGATGTGGTGCTGCTTCG GCGAGGCAGTGTGATCGCGTCCGTGAACAACGTGTTTAAACTAGGCTCCAGTGCCACCCGGACTTCGACCAATGCCGCTATAGAGAAAGCCATACAAGCTTGTGGGACGACCTGTGGGACCATACTGCAGAGAGCTACATTTAACG CCACTGACCTATGTGATCAGGCCCCCCAACCGTGTGATGTCCGCTCTACCATGTGCGAGTACAAAGAAGATGGAGTGACCAGATGCTCCTGTAAGGCTGGCTACATCAACAGCTTCTACTCAAACCAAAGCTGCACAG CCTGTCCCAGTGGTCAAAGGTCAGAGGGAGACACATGTGTGCC ATGCACGTTTGGCTATGCTGGATTCAACTGCACTGACT cgGCTCTGTTGGCAGTGGTGGTCATCGCCTGTGTACTGGGGGGAGTCCTCCTCATCATGCTGCTGGGCCTGCTTGCATACTGCTGCTG GTACCGGTCACAGTCAGTGAAGAAGCCTTCAGCAGAGTTCAGCAGCCCGTACCCTGTGGAGGACTTCCGGGGCCCCTGGTCCACCTCCCAGGGCATCACCCCGATCCCCCGGGCCAGCACCAACTGGGACTCAACCCCCATGGAGATGACCGAGGGGGGCAGCACACACACCCCGGTCGACATGAAGCCCCACACCAACGGAGCG GGATTCCACATCCTGCCTAAACGGGGGAAGAAG ACCGGGTCGTATGACCTGACCTCAGACAGCATGAACACGTTCAAGGGGAAGAACCCCTCTCGCTACTCCTACCTGGTGCAGGGCCACGAGAACCCTTACTTCAAACCTGCAGATGAGAGGAGACCCATATGA
- the LOC110486203 gene encoding mucin-2 isoform X11: protein MILFSHQLFILLWIVVTVVSFSVGVESNNTAPGTHDSPGITDTSMTPGDRSTTLLSTNTPVSTEPSSTTTDPTDPSTVLPSTDGTSLTTAAISITEEVSTTTDLTSTSDTTESKRAVGTTATETRTTSSVSTARLTSSHKTTAYTVTSSESTEKDSPSTDSDMTTTPTTTPALSRGDSLSTMEYTGRTSADVPTESNTTPDIIPTSSTTDTGTHETTAINTATTDTGTHETTVINTATTDTGTHETTVINTATTDTGTHETTVINTATTDTGTHETTVINTATTDTGTHETTVINTATTDTGTHETTVINTATTDTGTHETTAINTATTDTGTHETTVINTATTDTGTHETTVINTATTDTGTTDTGTHETTAINTATTDTGTHETTAINTATTDTGIHETTAINTATTDTGTHETTAINTATTDTGTTETGTHEITVINTGTTDTGTHETTAINTATTDTATTETGTHETTAINTATTDTGTHETTVINTATTDTGTHETTAINTTTTDTGTTETGTHETTAINTATGTHETTVINTATTDTGTHETTVINTATTDTGTHETTAINTATTDTGTHETTVINTATTDTGTHETIAINTATTDTGTTETGTHEITVINTGTTDTGTHETTAIDTATTDTGTTETGTHEITVINTATTDTGTHETTAINTTTTDTGTHETTAINTTTTDTGTHETTAINTATTDTGTHETTAINTATTDTGTHETTAINTTTTDTGTTDTGTHETTAINTATGTHETTAINTATTDTGTHETTVINTATTDTGTHETTVINTATTDTGTHETTVINTATTDTGTHETTVINTATTETGTHETTAINTATTDTGTHETTAINTATTDTGTHETTVINTATTDTGTKDSETTGSRITKSTIPPTGQTSLPVTEGSTMSSTPLSATTRGPETALPVSDGSTSSSPTATITGSPHTDKTTGTEGTTDSTTTAGTPALPPTSGSSSSPPSPGSTQTPGSSTAAPVDTSTTTPAPSPTISPTGETPGQPTSKTSESPLPPFHTSTSPTGGSTTQPESAITAATSLPPPISIVCPSSPCPYDSICLNGTCQCMSGTFLLEGRCVQAQVFSGDLHLNQTFQAEMSNRSSGIFKQTAARISEALRRALENESGYSQTDVVLLRRGSVIASVNNVFKLGSSATRTSTNAAIEKAIQACGTTCGTILQRATFNATDLCDQAPQPCDVRSTMCEYKEDGVTRCSCKAGYINSFYSNQSCTACPSGQRSEGDTCVPCTFGYAGFNCTDSALLAVVVIACVLGGVLLIMLLGLLAYCCWYRSQSVKKPSAEFSSPYPVEDFRGPWSTSQGITPIPRASTNWDSTPMEMTEGGSTHTPVDMKPHTNGAGFHILPKRGKKTGSYDLTSDSMNTFKGKNPSRYSYLVQGHENPYFKPADERRPI, encoded by the exons ATGATATTATTTTCTCATCAGCTTTTCATCCTCCTATGGATTGTTGTAACAG TGGTATCTTTTTCTGTAGGGGTAGAGTCCAACAACACGGCTCCTGGCACACATGACAGTCCTGGGATCACAGATACATCCATGACCCCAGGAGATAGATCCACCACCCTCTTATCCACAAATACCCCAGTCTCCACTGAACCCAGCTCCACCACCACAGACCCCACAGACCCCTCAACTGTCCTCCCTAGCACTGATGGCACCTCACTCACAACAGCAGCCATCTCTATAACTGAAGAGGTCTCTACTACAACAGACCTGACCTCAACTTCTGATACGACAGAGTCTAAGAGAGCAGTCGGCACCACTGCGACAGAAACAAGAACTACCTCGTCAGTCAGCACAGCAAGGTTGACTTCCTCCCACAAGACCACAGCGTACACTGTCACTTCCTCTGAGTCGACCGAAAAAGACAGTCCGTCCACAGACAGTGACATGACAACAACACCCACCACCACACCTGCCCTTAGCAGAGGTGACTCTCTGTCTACCATGGAATATACAGGCCGTACCTCAGCTGATGTCCCCACAGAGTCAAACACAACTCCAGACATTATCCCAACCAGCAGTACCACTGATACAGGTACACATGAAACAACAGCTATCAACACAGCTACCACAGATACAGGTACACATGAAACAACAGTTATCAACACAGCTACCACAGATACAGGTACACATGAAACAACAGTTATCAACACAGCTACCACAGATACAGGTACACATGAAACAACAGTTATCAACACAGCTACCACTGATACAGGTACACATGAAACAACAGTTATCAACACAGCTACCACAGATACAGGTACACATGAAACAACAGTTATCAACACAGCTACCACAGATACAGGTACACATGAAACAACAGTTATCAACACAGCTACCACTGATACAGGTACACATGAAACAACAGCTATCAACACAGCTACCACAGATACAGGTACACATGAAACAACAGTTATCAACACAGCTACCACAGATACAGGTACACATGAAACAACAGTTATCAACACAGCTACCACAGATACAGGTACCACAGATACAG GTACACATGAAACAACAGCTATCAACACAGCTACCACAGATACAGGTACACATGAAACAACAGCTATCAACACAGCTACCACAGATACAGGTATACATGAAACAACAGCGATCAACACAGCTACCACAGATACAGGTACACATGAAACAACAGCTATCAACACAGCTACCACAGATACAGGTACCACAGAGACAGGCACACATGAAATAACAGTTATCAACACAGGTACCACAGATACAGGTACACATGAAACAACAGCTATCAACACAGCTACCACAGATACAGCTACCACAGAGACGGGTACACATGAAACAACAGCTATCAACACAGCTACCACAGATACAGGTACACATGAAACAACAGTTATCAACACAGCTACCACAGATACAGGTACACATGAAACAACAGCTATCAACACAACTACCACAGATACAGGTACCACAGAGACAGGTACACATGAAACAACAGCTATCAACACAGCTACAGGTACACATGAAACAACAGTTATCAACACAGCTACCACAGATACAGGTACACATGAAACAACAGTTATCAACACAGCTACCACAGATACAGGTACACATGAAACAACAGCTATCAACACAGCTACCACAGATACAGGTACACATGAAACAACAGTTATCAACACAGCTACGACAGATACAGGTACACATGAAACAATAGCTATCAACACAGCTACCACAGATACAGGTACCACAGAGACAGGCACACATGAAATAACAGTTATCAACACAGGTACCACAGATACAGGTACACATGAAACAACAGCTATCGACACAGCTACCACAGATACAGGTACCACAGAGACAGGCACACATGAAATAACAGTTATCAACACAGCTACCACAGATACAGGTACACATGAAACAACAGCTATCAACACAACTACCACAGATACAGGTACACATGAAACAACAGCTATCAACACAACTACCACAGATACAGGTACACATGAAACAACAGCTATCAACACAGCTACCACAGATACAGGTACACATGAAACAACAGCTATCAACACAGCTACCACAGATACAGGTACACATGAAACAACAGCTATCAACACAACTACCACAGATACAGGTACCACAGATACAGGTACACATGAAACAACAGCTATCAACACAGCTACAGGTACACATGAAACAACAGCTATCAACACAGCTACCACAGATACAGGTACACATGAAACAACAGTTATCAACACAGCTACCACAGATACAGGTACACATGAAACAACAGTTATCAACACAGCTACCACAGATACAGGTACACATGAAACAACAGTTATCAACACAGCTACCACAGATACAGGTACACATGAAACAACAGTTATCAACACAGCTACCACAGAAACAGGTACACATGAAACAACAGCTATCAACACAGCTACCACAGATACAGGTACACATGAAACAACAGCTATCAACACAGCTACCACAGATACAGGTACACATGAAACAACAGTTATCAACACAGCTACCACAGATACAGGTACCAAAGACAGTGAGACCACAGGTTCAAGGATCACAAAGTCCACCATCCCACCAACTGGTCAGACCTCTCTCCCAGTAACTGAGGGTAGTACCATGTCTTCAACACCCCTCTCCGCCACTACAAGGGGTCCTGAGACCGCTCTCCCAGTGAGCGATGGCTCCACGTCCTCATCCCCCACCGCTACCATTACAGGGAGCCCTCATACAGACAAAACCACTGGAACAGAGGGGACTACCGATTCTACAACCACAGCTGGCACTCCAGCTTTGCCCCCCACCTCCGGCTCTTCCTCCAGCCCACCCTCTCCAGGCTCAACCCAAACCCCAGGCAGCAGCACTGCTGCCCCCGTagacacctccaccaccacccctgcccccTCACCCACCATCTCACCTACAGGAG aaACCCCTGGGCAACCGACTAGCAAAACTAGTGAGAGTCCACTTCCTCCTTTCCACACCTCGACCTCCCCTACCGGTGGAAGCACCACCCAGCCAGAGTCAGCCATCACTGCTGCCACCTCCCTGCCTCCACCCATCTCCATAGTgtgtccctcctctccctgtccgtaTGATAGCATCTGCCTCAACGGCACCTGCCAGTGTATGTCTGGGACCTTCCTCTTAGAGGGCCGCTGTGTACAAG CCCAAGTCTTCTCTGGAGACCTGCATCTCAACCAGACATTTCAGGCTGAAATGAGCAACCGGTCATCAGGGATATTTAAGCAAACAGCAGCCAGGATCTCAGAAGCA CTGAGAAGAGCCTTGGAAAACGAGTCTGGATACAGCCAAACTGATGTGGTGCTGCTTCG GCGAGGCAGTGTGATCGCGTCCGTGAACAACGTGTTTAAACTAGGCTCCAGTGCCACCCGGACTTCGACCAATGCCGCTATAGAGAAAGCCATACAAGCTTGTGGGACGACCTGTGGGACCATACTGCAGAGAGCTACATTTAACG CCACTGACCTATGTGATCAGGCCCCCCAACCGTGTGATGTCCGCTCTACCATGTGCGAGTACAAAGAAGATGGAGTGACCAGATGCTCCTGTAAGGCTGGCTACATCAACAGCTTCTACTCAAACCAAAGCTGCACAG CCTGTCCCAGTGGTCAAAGGTCAGAGGGAGACACATGTGTGCC ATGCACGTTTGGCTATGCTGGATTCAACTGCACTGACT cgGCTCTGTTGGCAGTGGTGGTCATCGCCTGTGTACTGGGGGGAGTCCTCCTCATCATGCTGCTGGGCCTGCTTGCATACTGCTGCTG GTACCGGTCACAGTCAGTGAAGAAGCCTTCAGCAGAGTTCAGCAGCCCGTACCCTGTGGAGGACTTCCGGGGCCCCTGGTCCACCTCCCAGGGCATCACCCCGATCCCCCGGGCCAGCACCAACTGGGACTCAACCCCCATGGAGATGACCGAGGGGGGCAGCACACACACCCCGGTCGACATGAAGCCCCACACCAACGGAGCG GGATTCCACATCCTGCCTAAACGGGGGAAGAAG ACCGGGTCGTATGACCTGACCTCAGACAGCATGAACACGTTCAAGGGGAAGAACCCCTCTCGCTACTCCTACCTGGTGCAGGGCCACGAGAACCCTTACTTCAAACCTGCAGATGAGAGGAGACCCATATGA